Below is a genomic region from Selenomonadales bacterium.
TTACTTAAAAATTTTGTCAAATAAAAAAACCAGACCTTATGTCCGGTTTTCTTATCGCTTCAGCCAAGCGGTATAAGCCGCTCCCATTGCATTATCGGGACTGTATACAGCTTCGGGATAATACAATTCTGCTCGTATTCTTTTTTTCTTAAAATATGTCTTGAGATAGTTTCTGATATACGTATTCGACATGACGCCGCCGACCATCAAGATGTCTTGGCAACCCGTTTCGTTTGCCGCATTGCGAAGAAGTCTGGCAAGTGTTTTGCCGATACATTCTTCTACACCAGCCGCCATAGCAGCTCTGTCATACGGCTTCGTCATCAAACGCTGTGCATGACTCTCGGGTCCTGCAAAACTGACCGATAATCCGCGTACCGACACAGGCAGTTCAATAGGAGCATCGTGACCGCCACGTGCCAATTCTTCGAGTTTTTTGCCCGTCGGGAACGAAAGTCCGAGCGCAACACCAATGCGATCGACGAACTGACCGCCGTGCAAATCGATACTGCCGCCAAGGAGTTCTACCGATTCGATGAT
It encodes:
- a CDS encoding O-sialoglycoprotein endopeptidase, translated to MKYYIGIDTSCYTTSVAILDEDGNRVADNRRILAVKEGKRGLAQSEMVFQHMRNLPELWEDAVSDIDGMNIAGIGVSTMPRRAEGSYMPAFLAGHGYARVLSSTLDVPIHSISHQEGHIYAGLWSCKQLVSEDFLAMHVSGGTTELVRVRRSGDIIESVELLGGSIDLHGGQFVDRIGVALGLSFPTGKKLEELARGGHDAPIELPVSVRGLSVSFAGPESHAQRLMTKPYDRAAMAAGVEECIGKTLARLLRNAANETGCQDILMVGGVMSNTYIRNYLKTYFKKKRIRAELYYPEAVYSPDNAMGAAYTAWLKR